In Streptomyces paludis, the genomic stretch GCGGAGCGGGCCGGTGCGGGGCTCAGAGGTCACCCGACAGGCTCTCAGGCACCCAGGGAGGCGCCGCCGTCCACGGTCAGGTCGTGCATGGTGATGTGCGCGGAGCGGTCGGAGAGCAGGAACAGGACGGCCTCCGCGATATGGGCCGGCTCGGCGATCCGGCCGAGCGGAATACCGACCCGGTAGGTGTCCGGTGTGCCGTCCACCGACGCGCGCTCGGCCGCGTCGCCCTGCAACGCGGTCAGCATGGGGGTACGGGTCGAGCCGGGCGCCACCACGTTGCACCGGATGCCGTGCCGGGCCAGCTCCAGACCGAGGCACTTGGTGAACATCGACGAGGCCGCCTTGGACGCCGCGTACGCCGCCATCGACGCCCGCGGTGTCATCGCGGCGTTGGACGCGATCGTCACGATCGATCCCCGGCCGCGCGGCACCATCACCCGTGACACCGCCCGGCTGACATGGAACACACCGCTCGTGTTGACCGCGAACGTGATGTCCCACTCCTCGTCGGTCAGCTCGCTCGCCGGGCCGCTGCGCAGCACCCCCGCACCGTTCACGAGGTAGGTGACGGGCCCGAGTTCGGCCTCGACCTTGGCGATCGCGCTGTCCACGTCCGCGCTGTCCGTCACATCCGCGGCCACCGCCAGCACCCCGCCGGCGGAGCCGTCCAGCTCGGCGGCCAGCTCCCACAGCGGCATGATGTCGCGGTCCAGCAGCGCCACCGGCACCCCGGTGGCGGCCAGCGCGCGG encodes the following:
- a CDS encoding 2,3-dihydro-2,3-dihydroxybenzoate dehydrogenase codes for the protein MSIEASPTATALGADRSAVAVVTGAAGGIGAVVARALAATGVPVALLDRDIMPLWELAAELDGSAGGVLAVAADVTDSADVDSAIAKVEAELGPVTYLVNGAGVLRSGPASELTDEEWDITFAVNTSGVFHVSRAVSRVMVPRGRGSIVTIASNAAMTPRASMAAYAASKAASSMFTKCLGLELARHGIRCNVVAPGSTRTPMLTALQGDAAERASVDGTPDTYRVGIPLGRIAEPAHIAEAVLFLLSDRSAHITMHDLTVDGGASLGA